A window of the Oncorhynchus mykiss isolate Arlee chromosome 15, USDA_OmykA_1.1, whole genome shotgun sequence genome harbors these coding sequences:
- the LOC110490555 gene encoding angiopoietin-4: MWNRIFFCGLVVCLICLTDQTQEQKTPLVVQGTDCTQIKTLSPRATSGVYVIQPAGVTSPFMVYCEMLADGGWTVFQRRTGAEVLFNRKWAVYKQGFGNLRKDHWLGLSKVFALTNGGRGRSSTMRVNLWDFEGGTAFAEYSDFRLGTEKESYKLNIGAYRGSAGDAIRGKYTGIDQNGFGFSTTDKDNDGCSPCIFGDIAEDECSFSEGGGGWWYSRCGSASLNGDWHPAGEHIGWASGLHWETWKGRVPYSARASRMMIKSV, encoded by the exons ATGTGGAATAGGATATTTTTTTGTGGACTGGTGGTCTGTCTCATCTGCCTCACTGACCAGACTCAG GAACAGAAAACACCTTTAGTTGTTCAAG GGACAGATTGCACACAGATCAAAACTCTCTCCCCTCGAGCCACCAGTGGAGTGTATGTCATTCAGCCTGCAGGAGTCACATCCCCCTTTATG GTGTATTGTGAGATGCTGGCAGATGGAGGCTGGACAGTCTTTCAAAGGCGCACCGGGGCAGAGGTTCTTTTCAACAGGAAGTGGGCAGTGTACAAACAAGGCTTTGGGAATCTACGGA AGGACCACTGGCTGGGTCTGAGTAAGGTGTTTGCTCTAACTAATGGGGGCAGGGGGCGGAGTTCGACTATGCGGGTCAACCTGTGGGACTTTGAAGGGGGCACTGCCTTCGCTGAGTACAGTGACTTCCGTCTGGGCACGGAGAAGGAGAGCTACAAGCTGAACATTGGAGCCTACAGGGGCAGCGCAG GTGATGCCATCCGTGGGAAATACACAGGCATTGACCAGAACGGCTTTGGATTCAGCACAACCGACAAGGACAATGATGGCTGCTCACCCTGCATCTTTGGCGACATCGCCGAGGACGAGTGCAGCTTctcggagggaggaggagggtggtggtacAGCCGCTGTGGCTCTGCCAGCCTGAACGGTGACTGGCACCCCGCCGGCGAACACATCGGCTGGGCCTCCGGCCTCCACTGGGAGACCTGGAAAGGACGTGTCCCGTACTCGGCCCGAGCGAGCCGCATGATGATCAAGTCCGTGTGA
- the LOC110490554 gene encoding angiopoietin-4: protein MWNRIFFCGLVVCLICLTDQTQEQKTPLVVRGTDCTQIKTLSPRATSGVYVIQPAGVTSPFMVYCEMLADGGWTVFQMRTGAEVLFNKTWAEYEQGFGSLQKDHWLGLSKLFALTKGGRGRSSTMRVNLWDFEGGTAFAEYSDFRLGTEKESYQLNVGAYKGNAGDAIRGKYTGIDQNGFGFSTTDKDNDGCSPCIFGDIAVDKCSFSEGGGGWWYSRCGSASLNGDWHPAGEHIGWASGLHWETWKGPAPYSARASRMMIKSAWKKIITAN, encoded by the exons atgtggaataggatATTCTTTTGTGGACTGGTGGTCTGTCTCATCTGCCTCACTGACCAGACTCAG GAACAGAAAACACCTTTAGTTGTTCGAG GGACTGATTGCACACAGATCAAAACTCTCTCCCCTCGAGCCACCAGTGGAGTGTATGTCATTCAGCCTGCAGGAGTCACATCCCCCTTTATG GTGTATTGTGAGATGCTGGCGGACGGAGGCTGGACAGTCTTTCAAATGCGCACTGGGGCAGAGGTTCTTTTCAACAAGACGTGGGCTGAATACGAACAAGGCTTTGGGAGTTTACAGA AGGACCACTGGCTGGGTCTGAGTAAGCTGTTTGCTCTAACCAAGGGGGGCAGGGGGCGGAGTTCGACTATGCGTGTCAACCTGTGGGACTTTGAAGGGGGCACTGCCTTCGCTGAGTACAGTGACTTCCGTCTGGGCACGGAGAAGGAGAGCTACCAGCTGAACGTTGGAGCCTACAAGGGCAACGCAG GTGATGCCATCCGTGGGAAATACACAGGCATTGACCAGAACGGCTTTGGCTTCAGCACAACCGACAAGGACAATGACGGCTGTTCACCCTGCATCTTTGGCGACATCGCCGTGGACAAGTGCAGCTTctcggagggaggaggagggtggtggtacAGCCGCTGTGGCTCTGCCAGCCTGAACGGAGACTGGCACCCCGCCGGCGAACACATCGGCTGGGCCTCCGGCCTCCACTGGGAGACCTGGAAAGGACCTGCTCCATACTCGGCCCGAGCCAGCCGCATGATGATCAAGTCTGCGTGGAAGAAGATTATTACAGCAAACTAA